One region of Oryza sativa Japonica Group chromosome 5, ASM3414082v1 genomic DNA includes:
- the LOC4337812 gene encoding senescence-associated protein OSA15, chloroplastic yields MATRIPGTVAASGVYYNDQYRMPCKLKGIHCMALNCIPQKAKVRKCMNGYQSTFRFCVNEKNGQTTGQSNGSLIQQGQNFRCHSYGSHNSSETKECSLEDGTDSYRDFEEHSRGASQFSDNQVAAKKKSVKSSQGLAEACKFVYNDAKFVNERAQNDILLLSRGITRLNKRACQDVAVLGSGFLKLDARARKDTKKIDHSVKERAARLTHFARILKEQAQSDLKKAADQHWSDGALEADLRRADSVVRRRAMEDAFMALKFVRDIHDMMANRLQEQFAKDGSSSPANSRSFITLEKNGNTFELFPHEVSTDQITAIEQAYWSMASALSEADGIDYTDPEELELLVATLIDLDAMDGKKSVSLLAECSSSPDVNTRKALANALAAAPSMWILGNAGMGALQRLAQDSNYAVARAATRAINELTKQWELEEGDSLRFVLNQNMVSKETADDSAAADDTR; encoded by the exons ATGGCTACTCGCATTCCTGGTACTGTAGCAGCTAGCGGGGTGTACTACAATGATCAATACAGAATGCCATGTAAGCTGAAAGGAATTCATTGCATGGCATTGAATTGTATACCGCAAAAAGCGAAGGTAAGGAAGTGCATGAATGGATATCAATCAACATTCAGGTTTTGTGTAAATGAGAAAAATGGACAAACCACCGGGCAGTCAAATGGTTCCTTGATCCAACAAGGCCAGAATTTCCGGTGTCATTCTTATGGTTCTCATAACAGCAGTGAAACTAAAGAGTGCAGCCTTGAAGATGGCACTGATTCATACAG GGATTTTGAAGAACATTCAAGAGGAGCCTCCCAATTTTCAGATAATCAAGTTGCAGCAAAGAAAAAATCAGTCAAATCTAGTCAAGGGTTGGCTGAAGCTTGCAAATTTGTTTACAACGATGCAAAATTTGTGAATGAAAGAGCTCAAAATGATATTCTCTTGCTTTCACG TGGCATAACAAGGCTGAACAAACGTGCGTGCCAGGATGTTGCTGTTTTAGGGTCAGGATTTCTCAAGCTTGATG CTCGTGCAAGGAAGGACACTAAAAAAATTGACCACAGTGTGAAGGAAAGGGCAGCGCGGCTTACCCATTTTGCGAGA ATATTAAAGGAACAGGCTCAGTCAGACTTGAAGAAAGCAGCAGATCAGCATTGGAGCGATGGTGCTTTGGAG GCAGATCTGCGACGAGCTGACTCGGTTGTTAGACGACGTGCCATGGAAGATGCTTTCATGGCTTTAAAG TTTGTTCGGGATATCCATGACATGATGGCAAACAGATTACAAGAGCA ATTCGCAAAGGATGGTTCCTCTTCTCCTGCTAATTCAAGAAGTTTCATCACCCTTGAGAAAAATGGAAATACCTTCGAGCTGTTTCCTCATGAAGTTTCAACGGACCAGATTACCGCCATAGAG CAAGCATACTGGAGTATGGCATCTGCGTTGTCTGAGGCTGATGGTATCGACTACACAGATCCTGAggag CTTGAGTTGTTAGTAGCAACTCTCATTGACCTGGACGCCATGGATGGGAAAAAGAGTGTTTCCTTACTTGCTGAATGTTCAAGCTCTCCAGATGTTAATACCAG GAAAGCTTTAGCTAATGCACTGGCTGCAGCTCCATCCATGTGGATTCTTGGAAATGCTGGGATGGGTGCATTACAG AGATTGGCTCAAGATTCCAATTATGCTGTAGCCAGGGCTGCAACAAGAGCCATCAATGAACTCACAAAGCAATGGGAGCTTGAAGAAGGTGACAGCCTGAGGTTTGTACTGAATCAAAATATGGTTTCTAAAGAGACAGCCGATGACAGTGCAGCAGCAGATGACACCAGGTGA
- the LOC4337814 gene encoding probable glutathione S-transferase GSTF1, whose translation MVAKVYGVAASPYVATVLVCLEEAGASYELVAVDMAAGENRSRHHLARSPFGKIPAFEDGEVTLFESRAIQRYVLRNYNKPDLLREGNLEESAMVDMWMEVEAHHYDPAIFHIIRECVIKPMIGGGARDQAIVDENVEKLRKVLEVYERRLSESEYLAGDFVSVADLNHFPYTYYLMTTEYATLVESCTNVKAVEIMGI comes from the exons ATGGTCGCGAAGGTGTACGGAGTGGCGGCGTCGCCGTACGTGGCGACGGTGCTGGTGTGcctggaggaggccggcgccaGCTacgagctcgtcgccgtcgacatggCCGCCGGCGAGAACAGGTCCCGCCACCACCTCGCCCGGAGC CCCTTTGGCAAGATCCCTGCCTTTGAGGACGGAGAAGTCACTCTCTTTG AGTCGCGTGCAATTCAACGCTACGTGCTTCGCAATTACAACAAACCGGATCTCTTAAGAGAAGGCAACCTTGAGGAGTCGGCAATGGTGGACATGTggatggaggtggaggcgcaCCACTACGACCCTGCCATCTTCCACATTATCCGGGAGTGCGTCATCAAGCCGatgatcggcggcggcgcccgtgaCCAGGCCATCGTCGACGAGAACGTCGAGAAGCTGAGGAAGGTGCTGGAGGTGTACGAGCGGAGGTTGTCGGAGTCGGAGTACCTCGCCGGAGATTTCGTCAGCGTCGCCGACCTGAACCACTTCCCCTACACCTACTACCTCATGACCACCGAGTACGCCACGCTGGTGGAGTCGTGCACGAACGTCAAagctgttgagattatgggcatataa
- the LOC136351060 gene encoding pectinesterase inhibitor 8-like, producing the protein MKASSLAAVAAAVLVAAACSGRAPVAEATIESTCGAAAKGDRRVDVGFCARQFASYHGAAEADAWGLAKIAALIGVNLADDAVFDIGAGKIRPSPGGGAKGDKAMDACAKAYDAVGVAFAEAADELGSRRYAAARQELARVAALVQRCDGGLSRAGARSPLPRYSADCQQVAIMGIAITNLLK; encoded by the coding sequence ATGAAGGCTTCCTCgttggccgccgtcgccgccgcggtgctcgtcgccgcggcgtgctccgggcgcgcgccggtggcggaggcgacgaTCGAGAGCACgtgcggggcggcggcgaagggcgaCCGGCGCGTGGACGTCGGCTTCTGCGCGCGGCAGTTCGCGTCGTaccacggcgcggcggaggcggacgcgtGGGGGCTCGCCAAGATCGCGGCGCTCATCGGCGTCAacctcgccgacgacgccgtgTTCGACATCGGCGCCGGCAAGATCCGCCcctcccccggcggcggcgccaaggGGGACAAGGCCATGGACGCGTGCGCCAAGGCGTACGACGCCGTCGGGGTCGCCTTCGCGGAGGCTGCCGACGAGCTGGGCTCGCGCCGGTACGCCGCGGCGAGGCAGGAGCTGGCGCGCGTGGCGGCGCTCGTGCAGCGGTGCGACGGCGGCCTCTCCCGGGCCGGCGCCAGGTCGCCGCTGCCCAGGTACAGCGCCGACTGCCAGCAGGTGGCCATCATGGGCATCGCCATTACTAACCTCCTCAAGTGA
- the LOC4337815 gene encoding protein SRC2 yields the protein MARRVLEVTLVSAKNLKKVTMFSKMRVYAVASISGGDPRVPTHRTHADREGGRSPMWHAPLRFPIPDAGADMRAIALHVLLRAERVFGDSDVGEVFVPVKDLVAAAPEGGEHRHLSYHVRRPVSGRKCGVLHISYQITDEAAEPASAAGARGASSTRHVSGKGLQLSAITAYPSAGRHSGGRRGAAQSPTLAYHHGSPYGGGGGGAHAQHHHHHHHHYGYGYGPAPYGHGAASHGGGGGMGMGAGLGMGVVGGAVAGMVLADMLADGEMDTPLDAGMSC from the coding sequence atggcgcgccGGGTGCTGGAGGTGACGCTGGTCTCGGCCAAGAACCTCAAGAAGGTGACGATGTTCTCCAAGATGCGCGTGTACGCCGTGGCGTCCATCTCCGGCGGCGACCCGCGGGTGCCGACGCACCGGACGCACGCCGACCGGGAGGGCGGCCGGAGCCCCATGTGGCACGCGCCGCTCCGCTTCCCCAtccccgacgccggcgccgacatgcgCGCCATCGCGCTGCACGTGCTGCTCCGCGCCGAGCGCGTCTTCGGCGACAGCGACGTCGGGGAGGTGTTCGTCCCGGTCAAGGACCTCGTCGCCGCGGCGCCCGAGGGCGGCGAGCACAGGCACCTCAGCTACCACGTGCGCCGCCCCGTCAGCGGCCGGAAGTGCGGCGTGCTCCACATATCGTACCAGATCACCGACGAAGCCGCCGAGCCggcgtccgccgccggcgcccgcggcgcgtcGTCGACGCGGCATGTCAGCGGGAAGGGCCTCCAGCTCAGCGCGATCACCGCGTACCCGTCGGCCGGGCGCCacagcggcggccgccgcggcgcggcgcagtCGCCAACGCTGGCGTACCACCACGGCTCGccctacggcggcggcggcggcggcgcgcacgcgcagcaccaccatcaccaccaccaccattacgGGTACGGCTATGGCCCAGCGCCGtacggccatggcgcggcgagtcacggcggtggaggagggatggggatgggggCGGGGCTCGGCATgggggtcgtcggcggcgcggtcgcAGGGATGGTGCTCGCCGACATGCTCGCCGACGGCGAGATGGACACGCCCTTGGACGCCGGCATGAGCTGCTGA